The Medicago truncatula cultivar Jemalong A17 chromosome 7, MtrunA17r5.0-ANR, whole genome shotgun sequence genome includes the window ctcattttagcttgtgcaaaaaaaaagtttattggAAACGACCGGTAAAACAAtaggaatttattttttgatcaaTAGTACAAGGGTATTATTGGAGAAAAAACTCCAAATATTCACTTAAAAATAAACTGGGAGAGTATTTAAAGATAttaattacaaattttttagaaacttttaatttttgcataatttTGATGTATTATATGTTACACTATTCAAGTtacttaaaaaatattacattattaaCAGTTTTATACGTACTAAACACTAAAACTACTTTTTTCAATCAAACAGAATGAGGGATAAAAGCTATCAAACAAGTTGTGAATTTCAGAAATTGAGAGGGTGAAATGCATGTGTCATGAGTTCAACTCTTTTCATTAATGGTGTGTCTTATCTCTTAATCCTGAGTTCTTGTGTGTTATCTTAAAGAGGAATTATATAAACACGTAGTGGATGCTGGTCCATTCCTTACTTCAAATATTAATCTCCATCTCTAccgataaaaataaataaatacatgaGTTTTTGTAAAGTTAGATATTTACTCGAGATTTTGATCATTGGTAAAACTCTTTGCACAATCAATTTTAAACATTTGAAGTTGAGTTGGCCATATATCATCTATAAATAGGCACCATATAACTCATCCATTCACCAATCCAAACTCACTAACACACTTGAATAGCATTTCCTCTTCCAAAATTTCCAAATCATGGCTAGTTCAATGCTTGTGATCAAAGTTACTTGCTTGGCTATGATATGCTTGGTTTTGTGCATTCCATTAGCCAATGCTTCACTTACATGTGATGAAGTGAAACAAAATTTAACACCATGCCTTCCTTATGTAACAAACCCACATACATTATCTCCCCCTGATCAATGTTGCAACGGGGTTAAGACTGTAAATGACAACGCCCAGATTAAACCTGATCGTCAAGATGTTTGTAGGTGCCTCAAATCCCTTTTGACCGGCGTACCTGGGCTCAATGGAACTGTCGCTTCTACCCTCCCTTCGGACTGTGGTATCAACTTTCGCTGCCCTATTGGCCCTGACATGGACTGCGACAAGTACATCTCTCACCACCAACCCTTTTTTTCGATTAATGGATTCTCTGCCCTATTAGCCCTACATGAaacttttttaatgaaaaatcttTTCTTGGATAATAAGTAGGTTTTCTGtcacaaaataaatatagattTGTAAAGAAAACTAATGTCAATTTCGCTTTACTCATTGCAGGGTAAACTAGAATCGAGCAGCTTGCAGGTCTTGAGCTTGACGAATAACCAAAGACGGAAATAATAAAGGAGATGAGTTTACtattacaaaaaacaaaatgtctTACGTTCTCTGTTGTAACAGAACATCACCAAGGATCACTATACTATGTATTTCCatgataattaaaataaaatctgaaatatttcatttcaaaatatttcCACATTAATTGTCATCATATTTCTCTTGATTCTTACTTTAAATTAGTTGCattttacattaattattcactACAACGTCTAGATATGCGATGCACGGTGTGAATTACATtaagagtaatattttatttattataatagatacattataattaaaagagTATACATTTAGCATGGTACAT containing:
- the LOC11433623 gene encoding non-specific lipid-transfer protein Cor a 8; the protein is MASSMLVIKVTCLAMICLVLCIPLANASLTCDEVKQNLTPCLPYVTNPHTLSPPDQCCNGVKTVNDNAQIKPDRQDVCRCLKSLLTGVPGLNGTVASTLPSDCGINFRCPIGPDMDCDKVN